One region of Trichosurus vulpecula isolate mTriVul1 chromosome 1, mTriVul1.pri, whole genome shotgun sequence genomic DNA includes:
- the LOC118834239 gene encoding zinc finger protein 883-like — translation MQTNLYKTSSGRDRQPFWVPFRAFDQSGSEPWNILPAPFNLLQAHGALPGSAPELPHTDQNKTPAVPSDSSGPRSFCRHEDRSGPVGGPGVHRSRQFLELRFPESVAGTPWSCVRHFRFLRHSPRHQPSPEEAAPARVWGRRRPGRGLRGPLGLLFGRLCLWLYRLRPVPEPNREHGSRAHSGRCPPEISDLPGRGLGLLLRGVGAAGPFSEGAIPGGDAGELQEPGLPGPGHFQARCDLSVGERGSPLDARGRCPPEQLCRIHTGEKLHKCGGYGKALPKGPQLTAHHRILSAEKPYKCNECGKAFSQRSHLVGHQRIHTGEKPYKCKECEKTFRWITGLTQHQRIHTGEKPYECNECGKAFTQSSQCTQHQRIHTEEKHYECKECEKVFTQRSHLIVHQRIHTGEKTYECNECWKVFKWHSHLTQHQRIHTGEKPYECDKCGKAFSLRTGLTVHQRVHTGEKPYKCNECGKAFRQSSHFNVHRIIHTREKSYECNECGKTFKWRSELTLHQRVHIGEKPYECDKCGDAFSQRSKLTLHRRIHAREKC, via the exons CCATTCTGGGTCCCCTTCCGTGCCTTTGACCAGTCTGGCTCCGAGCCCTGGAACATTCTCCCTGCACCCTTCAATCTCCTGCAGGCCCACGGGgcccttccaggctcagctcccGAGCTCCCTCatacagaccaaaacaaaaccccGGCTGTGCCTAGTGACTCATCTGGGCCGCGCTCTTTCTGCCGG CACGAGGACCGGAGCGGCCCGGTAGGAGGACCAGGTGTGCACAGAAGCCGCCAGTTCCTAGAACTACGATTCCCAGAAAGCGTTGCGGGAACACCTTGGAGCTGTGTGCGCCATTTTCGCTTCCTCCG CCACTCCCCGAGGCACCAGCCCTCCCCAGAGGAGGCCGCCCCAGCACGTGTCTGGGGCAGAAGGAGGCCTGGGCGTGGCCTGCGTGGCCCGCTGGGTCTCCTTTTCGGTAGACTCTGCCTCTGGCTGTACAGGCTTCGGCCAGTCCCAGAGCCCAACAGGGAGCATGGCTCCCGGGCCCACAGCGGCCGCTGCCCTCCAG AAATCAGTGACCTTCCAGGACGTGGCCTTGGACTTCTCCTTAGAGGAGTGGGGGCAGCTGGGCCCTTCTCAGAAGGAGCTATACCAGgaggtgatgctggagaactacaGGAACCTGGTCTGCCTGG GCCTGGCCATTTCCAAGCCAGATGTGATCTGTCAGTTGGAGAGAGGGGAAGCCCCTTGGATGCCAGAGGGAGATGTCCCCCAGAGCAGCTGTGCAG aattcatactggagagaaactcCATAAATGTGGTGGATATGGGAAGGCTTTGCCCAAAGGCCCACAACTGACTGCACATCATAGAATTCTTTCTgcagagaaaccttataaatgtaatgaatgtgggaaggcctttagcCAGCGCTCACACCTTGTTggacaccagagaattcatactggagagaaaccttataaatgtaaagaatgtgAGAAGACCTTCAGATGGATCACAGgacttactcaacatcagagaatccatactggagagaaaccttatgaatgcaatgaatgtgggaaggccttcacaCAGAGCTCGCAATGTActcagcatcagagaattcatactgaaGAGAAACATTATGAATGTAAAGAATGTGAGAAAGTCTTCACACAGAGGTCTCATCTTATtgtacatcaaagaattcatactggagagaaaacttatgaatgtaatgaatgttgGAAGGTTTTCAAATGGCACTCACACCTTACTCAGCATCAgcgaattcatactggagagaaaccttacgaATGTGataaatgtgggaaagccttcagtttGAGGACAGGTCTTACTGTACACCAGAGAGtgcatactggagaaaaaccatataaatgtaatgaatgtgggaaggctttcagacagagttcacattttaatgtaCATCGGATAATTCATACTAGAGAGAagtcatatgaatgtaatgaatgtggaaagacctTCAAATGGAGGTCAGAACTTACTCTACATCAGAGAGTTCATATtggtgagaaaccttatgaatgtgataaATGTGGTGATGCTTTCAGCCAGAGGTCGAAACTTACCCTTCATCGGAGAATTCATGCTagggaaaaatgttaa